The genomic window ATCAGCAGTTAGCTGCCGAACTAAAAGACCCTACCTATGTGGCGATAACAAACGAGAACAAGTTATACGCTGTTATGAAAGAAGATACAAAAGGTGGCATTGCCGCATTTACAATAAACCCTGAAAGCGGATCATTGGAACCGTTAAATCGGCAAATTACTGCGGACGGAGGACCTTGTCATGTAACCGTCTCAAGAGACCAAACAAAGGCGTTATCAGCTAATTATCATAGCGGTACAATCCTTTCCTACGCCATTCAAGAAGATGGATCTGTTGGCGACATTCTATCAACTGTGACGCATGAGGGCAGCGGTCCTAATAAAGACAGACAAGAAAAAGCTCATGCTCACTTCTCTGGCTTTACACCTGATGAGCACTATGCAGTAGCTGTTGACCTTGGGACAGATGAAGTTATTCTTTATAAACATAACAATGGTGAGTTAAATAGACATTTCACCCTGAATGTGGCACCAGGAGCAGGACCACGGCACATTGCCTTTCATCCGCAAGAAGCCTATGCCTACATCATGACCGAGCTCTCGAATGAAATTATTGTTTGTGCGTACAACGCAACAGTAGGTGAGCTTCATGAAATACAAACAATTTCTACGTTACCAGAAGGGTTTGTAGAAGAAAGCTTTGGTAGTGCCATTCACGTCTCTCAAGATGGTAAATTTGTATACGCAGCGAATCGTGGGCATAATTCGATTGCGAGCTTTGCAGTAAATGAACTCTCTGGAGAGCTGACGCTTGTAGAAATCGTTTCAACAGAAGGAAATTGGCCTAGAGATTTTCACATTGACCCGTCAGGTGAATACCTACTTGCATCCAATCAAGAATCTAGCAACTTGACTTTATATAGTCGTAGCAGGGATACAGGCAAGCTATCGCTTCTTGAAAGTGAGATCCCAATGCCTTATCCGGTTTGTGTTGTGTTCGTTTCAGAACCAATTCATTAAACGAAGCCTGTTTATCTGTATACGAAAAATTGAGGCTGCTCCGTTAGCACCTATGTCTTAACGAAGCAGCCTCTTTCCTTTGTGAAGATGATGCATGGTCCAGCGCGTCTTCCATTGTGCATTTTATGAAAGTAATGGAATGGCTTCATCCACTTGCTTATGCTCAAACCCTAAATCGCTTGCTACTGCTTCATATGTTACATATCCGGCAGCCGTATTTAACCCTTTTGCTAGTGCTAGGTTTGAGCGCAATGCTTTGACAATGCCAAGGTCTGCAATCTGCTTTGCATAAGGGATCGTCACATTGGTTAAAGCGATGGTTGACGTTCTTGGTACCGCTCCTGGCATGTTGGCAACTGCATAGTGAATAATGCCATGTTTCACATATGTCGGCTGGTCGTGGGTCGTCACTTTGTTTGCTGTTTCAATAATACCACCTTGGTCCACGGCTACGTCTACTACAACACTACCTTCCTTCATCGCCTTAATCATCTCTTCTGTAATAAGCTTTGGCGCTTTTGCTCCTGGTATTAGCACTGCACCGATAACCAAATCCGCCTCCTCTACTGCTACAGCAATGTTAAGAGGATTGGACATCATCGTTTGAATGTCATTCCCAAATAAATCATCGAGCTGGCGTAGACGCTCTGCGCTGACGTCAAGTAAAGTAACCTGAGCACCTAATCCAATGGCCATTTTTGCGGCATTTGTTCCAACTACACCACCACCAACTATCGCTACTTTAGCTCGCTTAACACCTGGTACACCTGATAACAAAATACCTTTTCCACCATTAGTTTTCTCAAGAAACCGTGCTCCCATTTGAGTCGCCATTCGGCCTGCTACTTCACTCATAGGAGTCAGAAGTGGCAAGGTTCGATTTTGCTCAACGGTTTCATACGCAACTGCTATGACTTCGCTCTTCACAAGGGCTTTTGTAAGCGCAGGTTCTGCCGCTAAATGTAGGTAAGTAAATAGAATTAATCCTTTTCGAAAGAAGCCAAATTCGGATTCAAGTGGTTCTTTTACTTTAACAACCATATCTGCCTCAGCCCAAACGTCAGCTGCTTGTGGCACAATTTTTGCTCCAGCTTGCTTGTACTCCTCATTCGTGAAGCCACTTCCGTCTCCTGCTCCTGATTCAATCATAACTGTATGACCACTTGTCGTCAGCGTAACTACACCGGCTGGGGTCATTGCTACACGATTTTCAAAACTTTTCACTTCTTTAGGCACTCCAATAATCACAACAATCACCTTCCTTCGGCACTTCTTATTGGTAGTATATCCACGACAGCTATTTTTCTCTTCATGGGATGGGGCTAAAATTCACCCTTCCTATTTGTGTGAAAAACACAAATGATCAGACTATTTAACAGTCAATAGTCGTCGCGTAAATCTAAATATAGACCAGTCCGCTCATTCGGATCTTTTAAACGAATGTTTGTAATTTCCGTTATT from Shouchella hunanensis includes these protein-coding regions:
- a CDS encoding lactonase family protein gives rise to the protein MAQYRGYIGTYSKGDSRGVYTFTLDTETKQLSNQQLAAELKDPTYVAITNENKLYAVMKEDTKGGIAAFTINPESGSLEPLNRQITADGGPCHVTVSRDQTKALSANYHSGTILSYAIQEDGSVGDILSTVTHEGSGPNKDRQEKAHAHFSGFTPDEHYAVAVDLGTDEVILYKHNNGELNRHFTLNVAPGAGPRHIAFHPQEAYAYIMTELSNEIIVCAYNATVGELHEIQTISTLPEGFVEESFGSAIHVSQDGKFVYAANRGHNSIASFAVNELSGELTLVEIVSTEGNWPRDFHIDPSGEYLLASNQESSNLTLYSRSRDTGKLSLLESEIPMPYPVCVVFVSEPIH
- the ald gene encoding alanine dehydrogenase, which translates into the protein MIIGVPKEVKSFENRVAMTPAGVVTLTTSGHTVMIESGAGDGSGFTNEEYKQAGAKIVPQAADVWAEADMVVKVKEPLESEFGFFRKGLILFTYLHLAAEPALTKALVKSEVIAVAYETVEQNRTLPLLTPMSEVAGRMATQMGARFLEKTNGGKGILLSGVPGVKRAKVAIVGGGVVGTNAAKMAIGLGAQVTLLDVSAERLRQLDDLFGNDIQTMMSNPLNIAVAVEEADLVIGAVLIPGAKAPKLITEEMIKAMKEGSVVVDVAVDQGGIIETANKVTTHDQPTYVKHGIIHYAVANMPGAVPRTSTIALTNVTIPYAKQIADLGIVKALRSNLALAKGLNTAAGYVTYEAVASDLGFEHKQVDEAIPLLS